One window from the genome of Leptospira wolffii serovar Khorat str. Khorat-H2 encodes:
- a CDS encoding di-heme oxidoredictase family protein gives MNCEKNENQLGKKKSEQWKGLLRKTPFLVCLLYFLGNCGNSQGSGQGVLALAAALGQFTSEGSDTCIPPIAEDPLADPGERYSGGYGTNCISNQSSFDVHAFNMQSSNGVLFNNGNSFFNQTWTAEGSSAAFGLGPTFNARSCQGCHSHDGRGAPPASGNLNNAIGILIRLSKDGTDPTTGGPIGLTNYGLQLNPRGLGCDPSIYDSNLDCSPTSIQGTNFTPPEGAAFVSYSNFPAPNYPSGSTTYPDGTNVILKKPTYSFTWNSLFGDPTTGPEGFHFSPRTAPMIPGLGLLEAIPESTILGWADPSDANSDGISGKANQVWDAATSTKVLGRFGWKANEPNLAQQNQGAFLGDIGITSPLFSTDNCPSAQTACLTNASSSADPEITVSLANSITFYTKMVGVPARRNVSDPNVIAGKALFTTLGCVACHKPYVQTGTVSGFPELSNQHIKPYTDLLLHDMGADLADGRQDFDANGQEWRTTPLWGLGLIKTVNGHFKLLHDGRANGVEEAILWHGGEATQARQNFQVRSASERAQLIKFLESL, from the coding sequence ATGAACTGTGAAAAAAATGAAAACCAATTGGGAAAAAAGAAAAGCGAACAATGGAAAGGACTTCTCCGGAAGACTCCTTTCCTGGTTTGCTTACTCTATTTTCTAGGAAACTGCGGTAACAGCCAAGGTTCAGGCCAAGGAGTTTTGGCCTTGGCAGCCGCGTTAGGGCAATTTACCTCGGAAGGTTCCGATACCTGCATTCCCCCGATTGCCGAAGATCCCTTGGCCGATCCGGGAGAAAGATACTCCGGTGGCTACGGAACGAATTGTATTTCGAATCAATCTTCTTTCGATGTACACGCATTCAATATGCAGTCCTCTAATGGAGTCTTATTCAATAATGGAAATAGTTTCTTCAACCAAACTTGGACGGCAGAAGGTAGTAGTGCGGCATTCGGACTAGGACCCACTTTCAACGCTAGATCTTGTCAAGGCTGTCATTCTCATGACGGTAGAGGTGCTCCTCCTGCATCAGGAAATTTGAATAATGCGATTGGGATTCTTATCCGTCTTTCGAAAGATGGAACGGATCCTACGACTGGAGGACCAATCGGTCTAACCAACTACGGATTGCAATTGAACCCTAGAGGCTTAGGCTGCGATCCTAGCATTTATGATTCAAACTTGGATTGCTCGCCCACTTCGATTCAAGGAACTAATTTTACTCCGCCCGAAGGAGCCGCTTTCGTTTCTTATTCCAATTTTCCTGCTCCAAACTATCCGAGTGGAAGTACGACCTATCCAGATGGGACCAATGTAATCCTGAAAAAGCCTACGTATTCCTTTACTTGGAATTCCTTGTTCGGAGATCCGACAACAGGACCCGAAGGATTCCATTTCTCACCCAGAACCGCTCCCATGATTCCCGGTCTCGGTCTATTAGAAGCTATTCCAGAATCTACTATCCTTGGCTGGGCGGACCCGAGCGATGCGAACTCGGATGGAATTTCAGGTAAAGCCAATCAGGTCTGGGATGCGGCCACGTCGACGAAAGTTTTAGGACGTTTCGGCTGGAAAGCCAACGAGCCCAATCTGGCTCAACAAAACCAAGGAGCTTTCTTAGGCGATATCGGGATAACAAGCCCTCTCTTCTCCACGGACAATTGTCCTAGTGCGCAAACCGCTTGTCTAACCAACGCTTCCTCCAGTGCGGATCCTGAAATTACCGTATCTTTGGCGAATAGCATTACCTTCTATACGAAGATGGTCGGCGTTCCCGCGAGAAGAAACGTATCGGATCCGAATGTGATCGCAGGCAAAGCACTTTTCACTACACTTGGATGTGTTGCATGCCATAAACCGTATGTACAAACCGGAACCGTCTCGGGCTTTCCGGAACTTTCCAATCAACATATCAAACCTTACACAGACCTGTTATTGCACGATATGGGTGCGGATTTAGCGGATGGACGCCAGGACTTTGACGCAAACGGTCAAGAATGGAGAACGACTCCTCTTTGGGGGCTCGGTTTGATCAAAACTGTAAATGGACATTTCAAACTCCTACATGATGGAAGAGCCAACGGGGTAGAAGAAGCCATCCTTTGGCACGGAGGAGAAGCGACCCAGGCCCGCCAAAACTTCCAGGTCCGTAGTGCTAGTGAAAGGGCTCAGTTAATCAAATTCCTGGAATCCTTATAA